From Woronichinia naegeliana WA131, the proteins below share one genomic window:
- a CDS encoding BrnA antitoxin family protein — MNNHSSLEISDLQDEYPEVTQTDLDRAVFRVGLKPSPRKQSIMIDLDETLIAYFKLKAGEEGYQSLISEILRQSVSQEELQGCLP; from the coding sequence ATGAACAATCACTCTTCTTTAGAAATCTCTGATCTGCAAGACGAATATCCTGAAGTCACTCAAACAGATTTAGACCGTGCTGTTTTTCGGGTAGGTCTTAAGCCTTCGCCACGCAAGCAATCTATTATGATTGATTTAGACGAAACTTTAATTGCCTATTTTAAGTTAAAAGCAGGAGAAGAGGGTTATCAATCACTGATTAGTGAAATCTTAAGACAATCAGTGAGTCAAGAAGAATTACAAGGTTGTTTACCCTAG
- a CDS encoding BrnT family toxin, with product MRFIWHEPKRQSNLKKHGLDFCNAENVFAGPTFTFEDNRQNYGEQRWVTLGLLGLKVVVIIHTETETEIRLISMREANNHEQSLFFRNL from the coding sequence ATGAGATTTATTTGGCACGAACCTAAGCGACAAAGTAACCTTAAAAAGCACGGTCTGGATTTTTGTAATGCGGAAAACGTATTTGCTGGGCCAACTTTCACTTTTGAAGATAATCGTCAAAATTATGGCGAACAGCGTTGGGTAACGCTAGGATTATTAGGGCTTAAAGTTGTGGTTATTATCCACACAGAAACCGAAACTGAAATTCGTCTTATTTCAATGCGTGAGGCAAACAACCATGAACAATCACTCTTCTTTAGAAATCTCTGA
- a CDS encoding DUF29 domain-containing protein, whose protein sequence is MLTTDPKPSLYEQDFYLWIQRTIELLKKGKLEQLDLENLIEEIDSMGKSQRKELKTRLTVLIEHLLKLQYWTTEKEYNVRGWLNTIVEQRRQITYILADSPSLKPVLNDIFLDCYQDARSDTLRKYQLPATLFPQESPFCLLEVLDPDFIPV, encoded by the coding sequence ATGCTGACAACTGACCCCAAACCTTCATTATACGAACAGGATTTTTATTTGTGGATACAAAGAACCATCGAGCTACTAAAAAAAGGTAAGTTAGAGCAATTAGATCTAGAAAATTTAATTGAAGAAATAGATAGTATGGGAAAAAGTCAAAGGAAGGAGCTTAAAACTCGCCTGACGGTGTTAATTGAACATCTATTAAAGCTTCAATATTGGACAACGGAAAAAGAATATAATGTTAGGGGATGGCTCAATACTATTGTTGAACAAAGACGACAAATTACTTACATTTTGGCTGATAGCCCTAGTTTAAAACCTGTTTTAAATGATATATTTTTAGACTGTTATCAGGATGCAAGAAGCGATACCCTTCGCAAATATCAACTCCCTGCAACTCTATTTCCCCAAGAATCTCCCTTTTGTCTGTTGGAAGTGCTTGATCCAGATTTTATTCCAGTATAA
- the gcvP gene encoding aminomethyl-transferring glycine dehydrogenase gives MPNRPLAAPAIAPSATLAPTDTFVNRHLGPNAAEVGKMLSFLGFSDLESLIAKTVPPAIRLKNALKLPPAQSEYAAIAQLKSIASKNQIYRSYIGMGYNDTITPPVIQRNILENPGWYTAYTPYQAEIAQGRLEALLNFQTMIIELTGLEIANASLLDEGTAAAEAMAMSYGVSKNKANAFFVSSSCHPQTIEVVKTRAIPLGIELIISDHQTFDFSTPIFGALLQYPATDGIIYDYRNFIEKVHAQKALVTLAADPLSLALLTSPGELGADIAIGSTQRFGVPLGYGGPHAAYFATKEAYKRQVPGRIVGVSKDSQGKPALRLALQTREQHIRREKATSNICTAQVLLAVIASMYGVYHGAKGVKNIALRVHQLTVLLAAGLKRLNYTFGNDPVFDTLRVGVGDQSAAAIVKAATARKINLRLLDHGSVGISLDETTTIQDLIDLWQIFAAKEDLPFTVEELLQTVNFDFPKYLTRQTPYLTDTVFNKYHSEHELLRYLHQLESKDLALNTSMIPLGSCTMKLNATAEMMPVTWPEFGKLHPFAPVDQAEGYQILFEQLETWLGEITGFDGVSLQPNAGSQGEYAGLQVIRQYHLSRGDHDRNICLIPESAHGTNPASAVMCGMKVIPVKCDGDGNIDVTDLTAKAEKYAANLAALMVTYPSTHGVFEEGITEICEIIHRHGGQVYMDGANMNAQVGLCRPADFGADVCHLNLHKTFCIPHGGGGPGMGPIGVKAHLVPFLPSVIPPNPPLEGGNQSESIGLISAAPYGSASILVISWMYIAMMGSEGLTEATKIAILNANYMARRLEVYYPILFKGSNGLVAHECVIDLHPLKKAAAIEVDDVAKRLMDFGFHSPTVSWPVPGTMMVEPTESESLEELDRFCDAMIAIYKESEAIANGEIDAVNNPLKNAPHTAESLLCGEWDRPYSREQAAYPAPWTKVHKFWPAVGRIDNAYGDRHLVCSCEGMEAYKEG, from the coding sequence ATGCCTAATCGACCACTTGCCGCCCCCGCGATCGCGCCCTCTGCAACCCTGGCTCCCACCGATACCTTTGTTAATCGTCATCTTGGCCCCAATGCTGCCGAAGTGGGGAAAATGCTCAGTTTTCTGGGGTTCAGTGATTTAGAGAGTTTGATTGCCAAGACCGTTCCCCCCGCTATTCGGTTAAAAAATGCCCTGAAATTGCCCCCCGCTCAGAGTGAATATGCGGCGATCGCCCAGTTGAAGTCCATCGCCTCCAAAAATCAGATTTATCGTTCCTATATTGGCATGGGGTATAATGACACTATTACGCCCCCCGTCATTCAACGCAACATTTTAGAAAATCCAGGTTGGTACACCGCATATACTCCCTATCAAGCGGAAATTGCCCAGGGTCGTCTCGAAGCTCTGTTAAATTTCCAGACCATGATTATTGAGTTAACAGGCTTAGAAATAGCCAATGCCTCACTATTAGATGAAGGAACGGCGGCGGCGGAAGCAATGGCCATGAGTTATGGGGTTTCTAAAAATAAAGCTAATGCCTTTTTTGTGTCTAGTAGTTGTCATCCCCAAACCATTGAAGTGGTTAAAACTCGTGCTATTCCTTTGGGTATTGAACTAATTATTAGTGATCACCAAACCTTTGATTTTAGTACCCCCATCTTTGGAGCTTTATTACAATATCCAGCCACCGATGGCATCATTTACGATTACCGCAATTTTATTGAAAAAGTTCACGCCCAAAAAGCCTTAGTCACTCTAGCCGCCGATCCCCTCAGTTTAGCTCTGTTAACTTCTCCTGGAGAATTAGGGGCTGATATTGCGATCGGTTCTACCCAACGGTTTGGCGTTCCCCTGGGTTATGGTGGCCCCCATGCTGCCTATTTTGCCACCAAAGAAGCCTATAAACGTCAGGTTCCAGGTCGTATTGTGGGCGTTTCTAAGGATAGTCAAGGTAAACCCGCTTTACGTTTAGCATTGCAAACCCGCGAACAACATATTCGTCGAGAAAAGGCGACGAGCAACATCTGTACTGCTCAAGTTTTATTGGCGGTAATTGCCTCGATGTATGGAGTTTATCATGGTGCAAAAGGAGTTAAAAATATTGCCCTGCGAGTGCATCAATTAACAGTTTTATTAGCCGCAGGATTAAAGCGTTTAAATTATACTTTTGGCAATGATCCTGTCTTTGATACTTTGCGAGTAGGAGTCGGTGATCAGAGTGCTGCCGCTATTGTCAAAGCGGCCACAGCCCGCAAGATTAATCTGCGCTTATTAGATCATGGTTCCGTTGGTATTAGTTTAGATGAAACCACTACCATTCAGGATTTAATTGACCTCTGGCAAATTTTTGCCGCCAAAGAAGATTTACCTTTTACGGTTGAAGAATTGCTGCAAACCGTTAATTTTGACTTTCCTAAATACCTAACCCGTCAAACTCCCTATCTAACTGATACTGTTTTCAATAAATATCATTCTGAGCATGAATTATTGCGCTATCTCCATCAATTAGAAAGTAAAGATTTAGCATTAAATACTTCTATGATTCCTCTCGGTTCCTGCACCATGAAGCTGAATGCAACAGCAGAAATGATGCCCGTAACCTGGCCAGAGTTTGGAAAATTACATCCCTTTGCTCCTGTTGATCAAGCGGAAGGTTATCAAATTTTATTTGAACAATTGGAAACTTGGTTAGGAGAAATCACTGGATTTGATGGGGTTTCTTTACAGCCAAATGCGGGTTCTCAAGGGGAATATGCGGGCTTGCAAGTCATCCGCCAATACCATTTAAGTCGCGGCGATCACGATCGCAATATCTGTTTAATTCCAGAATCTGCTCACGGTACAAATCCCGCCAGTGCGGTTATGTGTGGAATGAAAGTTATCCCTGTAAAATGTGATGGGGATGGCAATATTGATGTCACTGATTTGACAGCAAAAGCAGAAAAGTATGCGGCTAATTTAGCAGCTTTGATGGTGACGTATCCTTCCACTCACGGGGTTTTTGAAGAAGGTATTACGGAAATTTGTGAAATTATTCACCGTCATGGTGGTCAAGTTTATATGGACGGGGCCAATATGAATGCTCAGGTGGGGTTATGTCGCCCTGCGGATTTTGGGGCAGATGTTTGCCATTTGAATTTGCATAAGACATTCTGTATTCCTCATGGTGGCGGTGGGCCTGGTATGGGGCCGATTGGAGTTAAGGCTCATTTAGTACCATTTTTGCCGAGTGTTATCCCCCCTAATCCCCCTTTGGAAGGGGGGAACCAGAGTGAGTCTATTGGCTTAATTTCGGCAGCCCCCTATGGTAGTGCGAGTATTCTGGTTATTTCCTGGATGTATATCGCCATGATGGGGTCGGAAGGGTTAACGGAAGCCACGAAGATTGCCATTCTTAATGCGAATTATATGGCCCGTCGTTTGGAAGTGTACTATCCGATTCTGTTTAAGGGAAGTAACGGTTTAGTTGCTCACGAGTGTGTCATTGATTTGCATCCTCTCAAAAAGGCGGCGGCGATCGAGGTGGATGATGTGGCTAAACGGTTGATGGATTTTGGTTTTCACTCGCCTACGGTTTCCTGGCCTGTGCCTGGGACGATGATGGTGGAACCGACGGAAAGTGAGTCCCTCGAAGAATTAGACCGTTTCTGTGATGCCATGATCGCCATTTATAAAGAGTCCGAGGCGATCGCCAATGGTGAGATTGATGCGGTCAATAATCCGTTGAAAAATGCGCCCCATACGGCAGAAAGTTTACTCTGTGGCGAGTGGGATCGTCCCTATTCCCGTGAACAAGCTGCCTATCCTGCCCCCTGGACAAAGGTTCACAAATTCTGGCCTGCGGTAGGACGAATTGATAATGCCTACGGCGATCGCCATTTGGTCTGTTCCTGTGAGGGCATGGAGGCTTATAAAGAGGGTTAA
- a CDS encoding rhodanese-like domain-containing protein, translating into MLTCRSANRSGQAAQRLLAAGYTEVTHLQGGLNAWKQAGLPLKRQSNAPISLMRQVHIVAGSLVVTGILLGSLVTPGFFVLSGLVGCGLLFSGISDNCMMANLLAKLPYNQVQ; encoded by the coding sequence GTGCTTACCTGTCGAAGTGCTAATCGTTCAGGACAAGCTGCCCAACGTTTATTAGCCGCAGGATATACAGAAGTGACCCATTTACAGGGTGGATTGAATGCCTGGAAACAAGCTGGATTACCGCTAAAAAGGCAATCCAACGCACCCATCAGTCTTATGCGACAGGTTCACATTGTCGCCGGCAGCTTAGTGGTGACAGGCATTCTTCTAGGGTCTTTGGTGACTCCAGGTTTCTTTGTGTTAAGTGGGCTAGTGGGCTGTGGTTTATTATTTTCGGGTATTTCAGATAACTGTATGATGGCTAATTTATTAGCAAAGCTACCCTACAATCAAGTACAATAG
- a CDS encoding DUF3122 domain-containing protein yields MELAMIRFLAPMFKKCLMQIRLFIVLLTLLGFNLLLVPDTNAMIDQREESPGHLLDQSRETLQDQQGHRWQVILFKQTQNHQAATINLRLVGFPEITTFIHPAPLLIRSFTQLDRLAQDVFAEKAPATNVGQYDFQDIIQQMEASSFWELEIPVVSESKIILKIPYFLIREWQKLVAAPIT; encoded by the coding sequence ATGGAACTAGCAATGATTAGATTTTTGGCCCCCATGTTTAAAAAATGCTTAATGCAAATACGCCTGTTCATCGTGCTGCTCACCTTGCTTGGCTTTAACCTCCTCCTTGTCCCAGACACAAACGCAATGATTGATCAGCGAGAAGAGTCTCCTGGACATTTGCTGGACCAATCCCGTGAAACCCTTCAGGATCAACAGGGCCATCGCTGGCAAGTCATCTTATTTAAACAAACCCAAAATCATCAAGCTGCGACGATTAATTTGCGCCTGGTGGGTTTTCCAGAGATTACAACCTTTATTCATCCGGCACCGCTTTTAATTCGTTCTTTCACCCAGTTGGACAGGCTGGCACAGGATGTATTTGCAGAAAAAGCTCCAGCGACTAATGTTGGACAGTATGACTTTCAGGACATTATTCAACAAATGGAAGCCAGCAGCTTTTGGGAATTAGAGATTCCTGTCGTATCTGAATCAAAGATCATTCTTAAGATCCCCTATTTTCTCATTCGAGAATGGCAAAAATTAGTTGCTGCCCCAATCACATAG
- the lysA gene encoding diaminopimelate decarboxylase — MLSTESPLQLSGQHFLPATPSPSPNQNLLPLTARTNAQGHLEIGGCDVPSLVEQFGSPLYILDEQTLRETCRQYREAFQTYYPGVSQVIYASKAWSCLAVCAIAASEDLGFDVVSGGELYTTLTALEQMGWTTEQAASKIYFHGNNKSVNELEYAIEVGCTIIVDNWLELQTLVKLGSQSSEQPLRIMLRLTPGIECHTHEYIRTGHLDSKFGFDPHQLEAVFTYICEQSVLNCVGLHAHIGSQIFERQPHQDLGVVLVEWLEKGLAYGLPLTELNIGGGLGICYTEMDDPPSIEEWVRAAAQSVVKACTAKNLPLPKLLAEPGRSLIGTACVTAYGIGSRKVIPEMRTYVAVDGGMSDNPRPITYQSLYRVVVANRMNAPYTETVTIAGKHCESGDILIKETQLPNTEPGDTLVVMTTGAYNYSMASNYNRLPRPAAVLVKAGEANLFLERESLADLIRQDRLPSRLLQSDLGDE; from the coding sequence ATGCTATCGACGGAATCTCCCTTGCAACTTTCTGGACAACATTTTCTGCCTGCGACTCCCTCGCCCTCACCTAATCAGAATTTGTTGCCCTTAACGGCTCGCACCAATGCCCAAGGTCATCTAGAAATTGGGGGCTGTGATGTCCCATCTTTAGTGGAACAGTTTGGTTCCCCTCTCTACATTTTGGATGAACAGACGCTGCGGGAAACCTGTCGTCAGTATCGGGAAGCTTTCCAAACCTATTATCCTGGGGTTAGTCAGGTTATTTATGCTTCTAAAGCTTGGAGTTGTTTGGCGGTTTGTGCGATCGCGGCCAGTGAAGACCTGGGCTTTGATGTGGTTTCTGGGGGAGAGCTTTATACAACTTTGACCGCCTTAGAACAGATGGGATGGACGACGGAGCAAGCGGCGAGCAAAATTTATTTTCATGGCAATAATAAATCGGTCAATGAATTGGAATATGCCATTGAGGTGGGTTGTACCATTATCGTTGATAACTGGTTAGAACTACAAACTTTGGTGAAGTTAGGGAGTCAGTCATCGGAGCAACCGTTACGGATCATGCTGCGTTTAACCCCTGGGATCGAATGTCATACCCACGAATATATTCGCACAGGCCATTTGGATAGTAAATTTGGCTTTGATCCCCATCAGTTAGAAGCGGTTTTTACCTATATCTGTGAGCAATCGGTTTTAAATTGTGTGGGACTCCATGCCCATATTGGATCACAAATTTTTGAACGTCAGCCCCATCAGGATCTAGGGGTTGTCTTGGTAGAATGGTTGGAAAAAGGTTTAGCCTACGGTTTGCCCCTGACAGAACTTAATATTGGTGGCGGTTTAGGAATTTGTTACACCGAGATGGATGATCCCCCCAGTATTGAAGAGTGGGTGCGGGCGGCGGCTCAGTCAGTGGTCAAGGCTTGTACCGCCAAAAATTTACCCTTGCCCAAACTGTTGGCCGAACCAGGGCGATCGCTGATTGGCACAGCTTGTGTTACGGCCTATGGGATCGGCAGTCGTAAAGTCATTCCCGAAATGCGAACCTATGTAGCGGTAGATGGAGGGATGTCGGATAATCCCCGCCCTATTACCTACCAGTCCCTCTATCGGGTGGTGGTGGCCAATCGGATGAACGCTCCCTATACAGAAACGGTGACGATCGCCGGTAAACACTGTGAATCAGGAGATATTTTAATTAAAGAAACCCAACTACCGAACACCGAGCCAGGGGATACCTTAGTGGTCATGACTACAGGAGCCTATAATTACAGCATGGCTTCTAATTACAATCGGTTGCCCCGTCCGGCAGCCGTGCTGGTCAAAGCAGGAGAGGCCAATCTATTTTTAGAACGGGAATCCTTAGCCGATTTAATTCGTCAGGATCGACTTCCCAGCCGCCTGTTACAATCAGACCTTGGTGACGAATAA
- the cdaA gene encoding diadenylate cyclase CdaA: MSGFPPDPEFIASLFHNALDIGLVLGLFYLMSLIIGEYRTLWMMRGLVVLMVAQVISDRLHLELLKFVLEKLVLGAAVALAVIFQGEFRRFLELLGRGQILQLFKRQPQVPKTDNAIDEIVDAVKELSQNRIGALMVMETFGTLDNKLFVNKGVMLNSELSKELLQTIFQPKTLLHDGAVFIRGTRIIAAGVILPLSERSASRQLGTRHRAAMGITERSENCLCVVVSEETGSITLAERGLLNRPLTSSKLRELLETKYAPRMEREPGTPSLGRLGRTIGSQGKWFLQRLFLTSSAKNDKK, encoded by the coding sequence ATGTCGGGCTTCCCCCCTGACCCCGAATTTATAGCGTCATTATTTCATAACGCCCTGGATATTGGTCTGGTTCTAGGGTTGTTCTATTTGATGAGCCTGATTATTGGCGAATATCGTACTCTCTGGATGATGCGCGGCCTCGTTGTTTTGATGGTGGCCCAGGTAATCAGCGATCGCCTTCATCTAGAATTACTGAAATTTGTGCTAGAGAAATTGGTGTTAGGGGCAGCAGTGGCCCTGGCAGTTATTTTTCAGGGGGAGTTCCGTCGTTTTTTAGAATTACTGGGTCGGGGACAAATTCTGCAATTATTTAAGCGACAGCCCCAGGTACCCAAAACCGATAATGCCATTGATGAAATTGTAGATGCGGTCAAAGAACTTTCCCAAAATCGCATTGGTGCTTTGATGGTCATGGAAACGTTTGGAACGTTGGATAATAAACTTTTTGTTAATAAGGGCGTAATGCTCAATAGTGAACTATCCAAGGAGTTGTTACAAACCATTTTCCAACCCAAAACCCTGTTACATGATGGAGCGGTTTTTATTCGCGGTACTCGCATTATTGCGGCGGGTGTTATTTTACCCCTCTCCGAACGGAGTGCTTCTCGCCAATTGGGAACTCGTCACCGAGCGGCAATGGGCATTACCGAACGCAGTGAAAATTGTCTCTGTGTGGTGGTCTCGGAAGAAACTGGCTCTATCACCTTGGCAGAGAGAGGTTTACTCAATCGTCCCCTCACCAGTAGCAAACTCAGAGAACTGCTAGAAACCAAATACGCTCCCCGAATGGAACGAGAACCTGGAACACCAAGTTTAGGGCGGCTTGGTCGTACAATTGGGTCACAAGGAAAATGGTTTCTCCAGCGTCTGTTTTTGACTTCATCAGCTAAAAACGATAAGAAATGA
- the uppS gene encoding polyprenyl diphosphate synthase: protein MTANSTVLQKLPTDLDPSLLPHHVAVIMDGNGRWAKRRGLPRIMGHQRGVDALKSLLRCCNDWGVPALTAYAFSTENWGRPLEEVEFLMTLFERVLRRELQEMMTENVKIRFVGNLDSLPLSLQEEIDRSMRDTENNTGIQFTVATNYGGRQEILQACRAIAVKIQAGKLAPEDIDEAEIERHLYTFGLSHPDLLIRTSGEMRISNFLLWQMAYAEIYVTPTLWPDFNRQEFHKALLDYQQRERRFGKV, encoded by the coding sequence ATGACAGCTAACTCCACTGTGTTACAAAAACTCCCCACTGACCTCGATCCGAGCCTCTTACCCCATCATGTTGCGGTAATTATGGATGGCAATGGACGCTGGGCAAAACGGCGGGGCTTACCTCGTATTATGGGACATCAACGCGGGGTTGATGCGCTCAAAAGTCTTTTGCGTTGTTGTAATGACTGGGGAGTGCCAGCCTTAACGGCCTATGCCTTCTCAACGGAAAATTGGGGTCGTCCCTTAGAGGAAGTGGAATTTTTGATGACGCTGTTTGAACGGGTGCTCAGGCGGGAATTACAGGAAATGATGACCGAAAATGTCAAAATTCGCTTTGTTGGCAATTTAGATTCGCTGCCTCTTTCTCTACAGGAGGAGATTGATCGTTCGATGCGGGACACAGAAAATAATACCGGTATCCAATTTACCGTTGCTACTAATTACGGGGGCAGACAGGAGATTTTGCAAGCTTGTCGGGCGATCGCTGTTAAAATCCAAGCGGGCAAACTCGCTCCCGAAGACATTGATGAAGCTGAAATCGAACGTCATCTCTATACCTTTGGCTTATCCCATCCTGATCTGCTCATTCGCACCAGTGGAGAAATGCGGATCAGTAACTTTCTACTGTGGCAGATGGCCTATGCCGAAATCTACGTGACTCCGACCCTCTGGCCTGACTTTAACCGCCAGGAATTTCACAAAGCTCTCTTAGATTATCAGCAGCGTGAACGGCGTTTTGGTAAAGTCTAG
- the gatB gene encoding Asp-tRNA(Asn)/Glu-tRNA(Gln) amidotransferase subunit GatB: protein MTATAVKTDYEAVIGLETHCQLNTASKIFCNCSTHFDSPPNTNVCPVCLGYPGVLPVLNEQVLAAAVKLGLAINGQIAPYSKFDRKQYFYPDLPKNYQISQFDLPIVEHGSLEIELVDKKTKAITRKTIGITRLHMEEDAGKLVHAGSDRLSGSTHSLVDFNRTGVPLLEIVSEPDLRSGQEAAEYAQSLRQLVRYLGISDGNMQEGSLRCDVNISVRPVGQEQFGVKVEIKNMNSFSAIQRAIEYEIERQIEAIENGDRIYQETRLWEEGSQRTISMRSKEGSSDYRYFPEPDLPPLMVSNAQKLDWQAELPELPAVKRSRYEQEFGLSAYDARVITEDREVAEYFETAVKTGGNPKLVANWVTQDLAAYLNNAKLTITEIPFKPEALAELVQLIDQGTISGKIAKEILPELLEKGGSPQKIIESKGMTQLSDPQELAKVIEEILAANPKEVEKFRSGKGNMKGFFVGQVMKKTGGRADPKLTNQLIDEKLQA, encoded by the coding sequence ATGACCGCCACTGCTGTTAAGACTGACTACGAAGCCGTTATTGGACTAGAAACTCACTGTCAACTCAACACTGCCAGTAAGATTTTTTGTAACTGCTCTACCCATTTTGATAGTCCACCCAATACTAATGTCTGCCCTGTCTGTTTAGGCTATCCAGGGGTATTGCCCGTCTTAAATGAACAGGTTTTGGCGGCAGCAGTTAAGCTCGGATTAGCGATCAATGGCCAGATTGCTCCCTACAGCAAGTTTGATCGCAAGCAGTATTTTTATCCTGATCTCCCTAAAAATTATCAAATTTCCCAGTTTGATCTGCCCATCGTCGAGCATGGTTCCCTAGAGATTGAATTGGTGGATAAGAAAACCAAAGCAATCACCCGTAAAACTATCGGTATTACACGTCTGCACATGGAAGAGGATGCCGGTAAGTTAGTTCATGCTGGCAGTGACCGCCTATCGGGATCAACCCATTCCCTGGTGGATTTTAATCGTACTGGCGTTCCTTTATTGGAAATTGTCTCAGAGCCAGATTTACGATCGGGGCAAGAAGCGGCGGAATATGCCCAATCCTTACGACAATTAGTGCGTTATCTCGGTATTAGCGATGGCAATATGCAGGAAGGTTCCCTGCGCTGTGATGTCAATATTTCCGTCCGTCCCGTTGGTCAGGAACAATTCGGCGTTAAGGTTGAGATCAAAAATATGAACTCCTTTAGTGCGATTCAACGGGCGATTGAGTACGAAATTGAACGGCAGATTGAAGCGATTGAAAACGGCGATCGCATCTATCAAGAAACTCGTCTTTGGGAAGAAGGCAGTCAACGGACGATTAGTATGCGTTCCAAGGAAGGTTCCAGTGATTATCGCTATTTCCCGGAACCGGATTTACCGCCTCTGATGGTTTCCAATGCTCAAAAGTTGGACTGGCAAGCGGAATTACCTGAACTCCCCGCCGTTAAACGATCGCGCTATGAACAAGAGTTTGGACTATCTGCCTACGATGCTAGGGTGATTACCGAGGATCGGGAAGTGGCCGAATATTTTGAAACGGCAGTAAAAACGGGAGGCAATCCCAAATTAGTGGCCAATTGGGTCACTCAGGATTTGGCGGCCTATTTGAATAATGCCAAATTGACGATTACGGAAATTCCTTTTAAACCTGAAGCCCTGGCTGAATTGGTGCAATTGATTGATCAGGGAACTATTAGCGGCAAAATTGCTAAGGAAATCCTACCTGAACTTTTAGAAAAAGGTGGTTCTCCCCAAAAAATTATTGAATCCAAGGGTATGACCCAACTTTCTGATCCCCAGGAATTAGCCAAAGTCATTGAGGAAATTCTGGCGGCTAATCCCAAGGAAGTCGAAAAATTCCGCAGTGGTAAGGGCAATATGAAAGGCTTCTTTGTCGGTCAAGTGATGAAGAAAACGGGGGGACGGGCTGATCCCAAATTAACGAATCAATTGATTGATGAAAAATTGCAGGCTTGA
- the crcB gene encoding fluoride efflux transporter CrcB, translated as MFASLDPNLRAPIAIALGAIPGALCRYYLTVGLAKWLGENFPYGTMFVNLSGSFLMGFIITLALERALISPDLRLFLAVGFLGSYTTFSTYTLDNDLFLRSGNWGMGLFYSLGSLIFGVIGLELGSFLARKLFQACNFSSIN; from the coding sequence ATGTTTGCGTCTCTAGATCCTAACTTGCGGGCCCCGATCGCGATCGCCTTGGGGGCCATACCAGGGGCCTTATGTCGCTACTATTTGACAGTGGGATTAGCAAAATGGTTAGGTGAAAATTTTCCCTATGGAACCATGTTCGTCAATCTTAGCGGTTCTTTTTTGATGGGTTTTATTATCACCTTAGCCCTAGAACGCGCCTTAATTTCTCCCGATCTACGCCTATTTCTGGCCGTGGGTTTTTTAGGTTCCTATACTACTTTTTCCACCTACACCCTAGATAATGATCTTTTTCTCCGCTCTGGCAATTGGGGAATGGGCTTATTTTATAGCCTAGGAAGCCTAATTTTTGGAGTAATTGGTTTAGAATTAGGCAGTTTCCTGGCTCGCAAACTATTTCAAGCCTGCAATTTTTCATCAATCAATTGA
- a CDS encoding DUF5615 family PIN-like protein, translating to MKFLVDAQLPVKLAQILRQKGYDAIHTKELPHQNQTSDQEINAISIRQQRIVITKDTDFLESFILYKIPYKFLLVTTGNISNKELENLFLKHLDYLSLQLDQHYYLEINRQAIIIHQ from the coding sequence ATGAAATTTTTAGTAGATGCCCAACTCCCTGTTAAACTAGCTCAAATACTTAGACAAAAAGGCTATGATGCAATTCATACAAAGGAATTACCTCACCAAAATCAAACTTCGGATCAGGAAATCAATGCAATTTCTATCCGACAACAAAGGATTGTTATTACTAAAGATACGGACTTTTTGGAATCTTTTATTTTATACAAAATCCCCTATAAATTTTTGTTAGTTACAACAGGTAACATCAGTAATAAAGAATTAGAAAATTTATTCCTAAAACATCTAGACTATCTTAGTTTACAACTTGATCAACATTATTATTTAGAGATTAATCGTCAGGCGATCATCATTCATCAATAA
- a CDS encoding DUF433 domain-containing protein produces MQDSLLERITINPNICHGKPCIREMRYPVEFILELLSSGMTNEEILEDYDDLELDDIRATLLYAAKLSQLKNIYKIAS; encoded by the coding sequence ATGCAAGACTCATTATTAGAACGGATTACCATTAACCCCAATATTTGTCACGGAAAACCTTGCATAAGAGAAATGCGCTATCCCGTAGAATTTATTCTTGAATTGCTGAGTTCAGGTATGACAAACGAAGAAATTTTAGAAGACTACGACGATTTAGAATTGGATGATATTCGAGCTACCTTACTTTATGCTGCTAAACTGAGTCAACTAAAAAACATTTATAAAATTGCATCATGA